The proteins below come from a single Mya arenaria isolate MELC-2E11 chromosome 6, ASM2691426v1 genomic window:
- the LOC128238525 gene encoding CUE domain-containing protein 2-like — protein sequence MACSSETSVQSALVNFLKQHTFEHHVSDVDEIVLSYVLSILEDLGDGASPEEDIDVDQFIEVMDAYIPGFGEIDSVKVCEWMFELASALKKGISGSSEEPTSPTLNSDLIFGACKVEPDTRAQARVRNQNSTGDSERSCSESSQEEVDSVLDTLVEMFPGTLRLELDHCLQGAQGDVEAAVQLVLNRQEAGLAITQDKQAKAKKSRAITPLDDKKAKEKLMERYGFIDVDEDKRQHKPSAPKTESKKLVRYLDSQVVNTKGQKFTEIKKDDSEEMKKTYINLKPAKKYRFH from the exons ATGGCTTGCAGCAGTGAAACCTCAGTGCAGTCAGCTTTAGTAAATTTCCTGAAGCAACACACATTTGAGCATCATGTGAG TGATGTTGACGAGATAGTACTGAGCTATGTGCTGAGTATCCTTGAGGACCTGGGAGATGGAGCGAGTCCGGAGGAGGATATTGACGTGGATCAGTTCATAGAGGTCATGGATGCATACATTCCAGGCTTCGGAGAAATAGACAG TGTTAAAGTCTGTGAATGGATGTTTGAGCTGGCTTCAGCTTTAAAAAAGG GTATCTCTGGGTCATCAGAGGAGCCCACATCCCCCactctgaactcagacttgatcTTCGGGGCCTGCAAGGTAGAGCCTGACACTAGAGCACAAGCGAGGGTCCGCAACCAGAACTCTACAGGGGACAGTGAAAGG AGCTGCTCAGAGTCGTCACAAGAGGAGGTTGACAGCGTTCTAGACACACTGGTGGAGATGTTTCCTGGCACGCTGCGACTCGAGCTGGATCACTGTCTACAGGGGGCACAGGGGGATGTGGAGGCTGCTGTACAGCTAGTGCTAAACAGACAGGAGGCGGGTCTTGCAATCACACAAGATAAACAG GCAAAAGCGAAAAAATCTAGAGCCATTACACCGTTAGATGACAAAAAAGCAAAGGAAAAACTTATGGAAAG GTATGGCTTTATAGACGTGGATGAAGACAAAAGGCAACACAAACCATCCGCTCCAAAGACA GAGTCCAAGAAGCTGGTCCGTTACCTTGACAGCCAGGTTGTGAACACCAAAGGTCAGAAGTTCACTGAGATTAAAAAAGATGACTCAGAGGAGATGAAAAAGACTTACATAAACCTTAAACCTGCCAAGAAATACAGATTTCACTAG